GGACCACGCTCAATACCGCGCTGTTCGAGCCATGCATTCGCATGCGTGAGCATGCTGGACAAACGCCAGCGATTGGCCCAAGGGCGCCCCAGCCCATCCGGAGCGCGGTCAAGACCGGTCCCGGAAGGGTGGGAACCCAGGCTCCCGACGCCGCTTTCATCAATGTCCGGCGTGATGCCTGTGGCTGCTGCTACGTGACCGGCCATGCGCCGAAATTGGAAGGAATGCGCCCTCGATGGCAAGCGACACTGACACCGTTTCTGCAGGATCGGGCGTGGGCCATGCTGCCCCCCAGCCAGCGGGCCGTGTCGTTACCCGGTTTGCCCCTTCGCCCACCGGTTTCCTGCATATCGGCGGCGCGCGCACAGCCCTGTTCAACTGGCTCTATGCCCGTCACCATGGCGGCACCTATCTTCTGCGTATCGAGGACACCGACCGCGCCCGCTCGACGGATGCCGCGATCGACGCGATCTTCGACGGCCTCAACTGGCTGGGTCTGGGTGGCGACGCCGACCCGGTGTTCCAGTTCGCCCGGTCCGACCGCCATGCGCAAGTCGCCCAGGCCATGCTCGACGCCGGACATGCCTATCGCTGCTACCTGACGCAGGAAGAACTGGCCGAGCGCCGCGCCAAGGCGCAGGAAGAACGCCGCCCGTTCCGCCTCCAGAGCGAATGGCGCGATGCCGATCCGGCCACCTGGCCCGAAGGCCAGCCCTATGTCGTGCGCGTCAAGGCGCCGCGCGATGGCGAAACGGTCATCGACGATCTCGTTCAGGGCTCCATCACCGTCCAGAACGCCGAGATCGACGACTACGTGATCCTGCGCGGCGACGGCACGCCGACCTACATGCTCGCGGTGGTGGTCGACGACCACGACATGGGCGTAACCCACGTGATCCGTGGCGACGACCACATCAACAACGCCTTCCGCCAGCTGGTGATCATCCGCGCGATGGACGCCATCGAGGGCGGCTGGGCTGACCCGGCCTATGGCCATATCCCGCTGATCCACGGCGCGGACGGGGCCAAGCTGTCCAAGCGCCACGGCGCGCTGGGCGTGGATGCCTATCGCGACGAGATGGGCCTCCTGCCCGAAGCAGTGTTCAACTACCTGCTGCGTCTGGGCTGGGGCCATGGCGACGAGGAAATCATCAGCCGCGAACAGGCGGTCGAATGGTTCGACATCGCCGATGTCAACAAGGGCGCCTCGCGCTTCGACCTCAAGAAGTTGCTCAACCTCAACGGGCACTATCTGCGCGAAGCCGACGATGCGCGCCTGGCCGATCTGGTCGCCCCGCGCCTTGCCGCGCTGGTGCCCGGTTTCGACGCGGCGCGTGATCGCGCCCTGCTGGTTTCGGCCATGCCCGTGCTCAAGGTGCGCGCGGCCGACCTCAATGAACTGGCGAAGGGGGCCGTGTTCCTCTTCGCGCAGCGCCCGCTGGCGCTGGACGAAAAGGCCCAGAGCTTGCTGACCGCCGATGCGCGGGGCATTCTGGGCAATGTAATCGGTCGCCTCTCGGGGGAAAGCGACTGGACAGCACCGGTTCTCGAAGCCAGCCTCAAGGCCATGGCTGCGGAACTGGGCGTGGGCCTGGGCAAGATCGCCCAGCCGCTTCGCGCAAGCCTGACCGGGCAGGCAACGTCTCCCGGAATTTTCGACGTGCTGGTTCTTCTCGGAAAAGAGGAAGCCCTGGCCCGTCTCAACGACCACGCCGCCTGAGGAGGGTGGCAGGGTAAAACTGTCTGTATCAATACAGGAGAGCCTAGCGTGAGCGATAATCAGGCTACTTTGACCGTCGAAGGCAAGTCCATCGATCTTCCGGTCAGGAGCGGTACCATCGGGCCGGACGTGATCGACATCCGTAAGCTTTACGGCCAGTCGGGCAAGTTCACCTATGACCCGGGCTTCACCTCCACCGCCAGCTGCGACAGCGCCATCACCTACATCGATGGTGATGAAGGCGTCCTGCTGCATCGCGGCTATCCGATCGGACAGCTGGCTGAGCACTCCAGCTTCATGGAAGTGAGCTACCTGCTGCTCAACGGCGAACTGCCCAGCCAGAGCGAACTGGACGACTTCACCCGCACGATCACGCGCCACACCATGGTGCATGAACAGCTGACGAAGTTCTACAGCGGCTTCCGTCGCGACGCGCACCCGATGGCGGTGATGTGCGGCGTGGTCGGCGCCCTCTCGGCGTTCTACCACGACTCGACCGACATCGCCGATCCGCAGAACCGCACGATCAGCTCGCACCGCCTGATCGCCAAGATCCCCACGATCGCGGCCATGGCGTACAAGTATTCGGTCGGCCAGCCGTTCGTCTATCCGGACAACAAGCTGTCCTACACCGGCAACTTCCTGCGCATGACCTTCGGCGTGCCGGCGGAAGAATATGAAGTGATCCCCGCCGTCGAAAAGGCGATGGACCGCATCTTCATCCTCCATGCCGACCACGAACAGAACGCCTCGACCTCGACCGTGCGCCTTGCCGGTTCGTCGGGCGCCAACCCGTTTGCGTGCATCGCGGCCGGCATCGCCTGCCTGTGGGGCCCCGCGCATGGCGGCGCGAACGAAGCCGCGCTCAACATGCTCAAGGAAATCGGCACCCCCGACAAGATCCCGCACTACATCGAGCGTGCCAAGGACAAGAACGATCCGTTCCGTCTGATGGGCTTCGGTCACCGCGTGTACAAGAACTACGACCCGCGCGCGACCGTGATGCAGAAGACCGTGCGCGAAGTGTTCGACGCGCTCAAGGTCAACGATCCGCTGTTCGAAACCGCGCTTCGCCTCGAAGAGATCGCCCTCAACGATCCCTACTTCATCGAGAAGAAGCTGTTCCCGAACGTGGACTTCTACTCGGGCATCATCCTCTCGGCGATCGGCTTCCCGACCACCATGTTCACCGTGCTGTTCGCTCTGGCCCGCACCGTGGGCTGGGTTGCCCAGTGGAACGAAATGATCTCCGATCCTGGCCAGAAGATCGGCCGTCCGCGTCAGCTCTACACCGGCCCTGCCGCGCGCGACTACATCCCCGTCAGCCAGCGCTGAGCTGCCAACGGGCATGATCGCCACGGCCTGACCATCGCCTGCAACGCAGGCACCTGATGGTCAGGGCATGAAAAGGCGGCCACGGTTGCCGGTCCTTGCAGGGATCGGCAACCGGGCCGCCTTTTTCATGGGCGGCCCCCTCCCCGGCGCAGGCAGGCCCGCACCAGCCGCCCCTTTGGCGCGCCACCTCTCAACGCTGAGCCCCTCAGCGCGGGGCCCCTCAGCGCGGTGGGGCCGAAGCCACCTGCACCCCGGCAGGCGCAGCCACCGCTGCGGCCTGGGCCACCTTGGCCGTGGGGATCGGCATCATCGCGGCGGGCACCTCGAACGCCAGCGCCTCGACGGTATGGGCACGCAGTTGCTGGCCATTGGTGATCGTCGCGGAATGGCCGGTCACGAAGGCGCCGAGCACGCCGACCGCCACGACCGCCCCGACAGCGGCCCCGGTATTGCCCTCACCCTCCTGACGAAACTTGCCCGAGATGGGAATCTGGCGGTCGCCCAGTTGCAGCCAGTTGAACTCGACTTCCATCTTCGCGGATTTGCCGAATGCGCCCTTGCCCGTCCGGTAGATCACCGTCGCCTCCCCCACGGTGCCGCGCGGGACCACGACGAAACCGTCCTGCACCACGTCGAGAACCGTGGCGATCCTGAACTTGTCGCCGACACGGGCCGATTTCGACGAGAGGTCGTCGTTCGG
The genomic region above belongs to Novosphingobium sp. IK01 and contains:
- the gltX gene encoding glutamate--tRNA ligase, whose product is MASDTDTVSAGSGVGHAAPQPAGRVVTRFAPSPTGFLHIGGARTALFNWLYARHHGGTYLLRIEDTDRARSTDAAIDAIFDGLNWLGLGGDADPVFQFARSDRHAQVAQAMLDAGHAYRCYLTQEELAERRAKAQEERRPFRLQSEWRDADPATWPEGQPYVVRVKAPRDGETVIDDLVQGSITVQNAEIDDYVILRGDGTPTYMLAVVVDDHDMGVTHVIRGDDHINNAFRQLVIIRAMDAIEGGWADPAYGHIPLIHGADGAKLSKRHGALGVDAYRDEMGLLPEAVFNYLLRLGWGHGDEEIISREQAVEWFDIADVNKGASRFDLKKLLNLNGHYLREADDARLADLVAPRLAALVPGFDAARDRALLVSAMPVLKVRAADLNELAKGAVFLFAQRPLALDEKAQSLLTADARGILGNVIGRLSGESDWTAPVLEASLKAMAAELGVGLGKIAQPLRASLTGQATSPGIFDVLVLLGKEEALARLNDHAA
- a CDS encoding citrate synthase, with the translated sequence MSDNQATLTVEGKSIDLPVRSGTIGPDVIDIRKLYGQSGKFTYDPGFTSTASCDSAITYIDGDEGVLLHRGYPIGQLAEHSSFMEVSYLLLNGELPSQSELDDFTRTITRHTMVHEQLTKFYSGFRRDAHPMAVMCGVVGALSAFYHDSTDIADPQNRTISSHRLIAKIPTIAAMAYKYSVGQPFVYPDNKLSYTGNFLRMTFGVPAEEYEVIPAVEKAMDRIFILHADHEQNASTSTVRLAGSSGANPFACIAAGIACLWGPAHGGANEAALNMLKEIGTPDKIPHYIERAKDKNDPFRLMGFGHRVYKNYDPRATVMQKTVREVFDALKVNDPLFETALRLEEIALNDPYFIEKKLFPNVDFYSGIILSAIGFPTTMFTVLFALARTVGWVAQWNEMISDPGQKIGRPRQLYTGPAARDYIPVSQR